One genomic window of Solanum dulcamara chromosome 10, daSolDulc1.2, whole genome shotgun sequence includes the following:
- the LOC129871332 gene encoding nudix hydrolase 18, mitochondrial-like translates to MVVLVARTGRHLQRYNKGRRQVVGCIPYRYKDNIDLSMGDEDAFEVLLISPQRKGKGLLFPKGGWEKDETIEVAARRETIEEAGVCGDIEGKLGTWYFENKNGDTAYEGHMFPLFVTEELDLWPEKDIRERFWMSVREARKLCQQGWMKEALELLVSRLTSQSKRTKIGLFSRINRSSGGHVSRLGCRAQVLTPPPPSPAEEA, encoded by the exons ATGGTGGTTCTAGTTGCACGTACTGGCAGGCATTTGCAGCGTTATAACAAGGGTCGTCGCCAAGTTGTTGG ATGCATACCTTACAGATATAAAGATAATATTGACCTATCCATGGGGGACGAAGATGCGTTTGAAGTTCTTCTCATAAGTCCTCAGAGAAAAGGAAAAGGATTGTTGTTCCCAAAG GGAGGTTGGGAAAAGGATGAAACAATTGAAGTTGCAGCAAGGCGCGAGACAATTGAGGAAGCTGGTGTTTGTGGCGATATTGAG GGCAAACTAGGAACATGGTACTTCGAGAACAAAAACGGTGACACTGCCTATGAAGGGCACATGTTTCCTTTATTTGTGACAGAGGAACTAGATTTGTGGCCTGAGAAGGACATCCGTGAAAGATTTTGG ATGAGCGTTCGAGAAGCAAGAAAGCTCTGCCAGCAGGGATGGATGAAAGAAGCCCTGGAGTTGTTAGTTAGTCGGCTCACATCACAATCTAAGAGGACTAAAATTGGCCTgttttcaagaatcaaccgTAGCTCCGGTGGCCATGTTTCGCGTTTGGGATGCAGGGCTCAAGTACTTACTCCACCACCACCAAGCCCGGCAGAAGAGGCCTAG